The following proteins are encoded in a genomic region of Colletotrichum higginsianum IMI 349063 chromosome 9, whole genome shotgun sequence:
- a CDS encoding HET domain-containing protein codes for MSAYQSLHGYEPLSSPDAFRLLLLEPSVSRTAQLRGSLLNTTLAACDYDLIDPYTALSYVWGPPEKPCRIRLDGHDGHDRNLFAITQSLDDALRDLRDATRIRRLWADALCIDQSNIPERNAQVSLMGRIYSTAHSTVIHLGNLHPGLSGVLTLPRESTSDSSEDGGGDLVAQTRRGLLAKPWFKRVWVLQELVLSKDPWVQCGNERIRWNVFCRHFLGNSTSASQGPDVAADEEMRVLSQMNSSWISHARLPLHRAAQARRGLGATDPRDFVYANFGIISDLAVVKQYLCVDYSMSVAETFGRVARYMFDQLGVEVMMSHVDDGRPEDSGQLQMDKLPSWAPDWTRAASDTAPMYKDNHLNHMRLRGTHHAFSDGNGPQVLGHIGYEVDVIESLHRMRARDESLTLPMEYREAKADLLALYKNAYASGDKFGSYRHVPLKGKEAEHEALCKVMGSTWTRLLGYQGDESSPTNFGRVSFAGSLFHWISARAKERREFVGSGARGLIKILYSHFERTRGRSELDGRCLASTRSGRLSIVPRTAAAGDRIPYLAGSETAVVLRQASRLGQGEVERALLRSLRHAGCGTVTVVKPGGEEEFWRVPEKVDIPVSHFEVVGEGYLDDCAGWTLKHPPMASDMRVFALH; via the coding sequence ATGTCCGCGTATCAGTCGCTGCACGGATACGAGCCGCTGTCGTCCCCGGACGCCTTCAGGCTGCTCCTCCTGGAGCCCTCGGTTTCCCGCACCGCCCAACTCAGGGGATCCCTACTCAACACTaccctcgccgcctgcgATTACGACCTGATCGATCCCTACACAGCCCTGTCTTACGTATGGGGACCGCCAGAAAAGCCGTGTCGCATTCGCCTTgatggccatgatggccATGATCGCAATCTTTTTGCCATCACGCAGTCTTTGGATGACGCCCTACGGGACCTGCGCGACGCCACGCGCATTCGGAGGCTCTGGGCCGATGCCCTCTGCATTGACCAGTCGAACATCCCGGAGCGCAACGCCCAGGTCAGCTTGATGGGACGCATTTACTCGACCGCCCACAGCACCGTCATCCACCTTGGAAATCTCCACCCCGGCCTGTCTGGTGTCCTGACTCTCCCCCGTGAATCGACATCCGACTCctccgaggacggcggcggtgactTGGTCGCCCAAACCAGGAGGGGCCTCCTTGCCAAGCCGTGGTTCAAGCGCGTGTGGGTGCTCCAGGAACTCGTGCTTTCCAAAGACCCTTGGGTGCAATGTGGCAACGAGCGAATACGCTGGAACGTCTTTTGTCGTCATTTTCTCGGCAACTCAACGAGTGCCTCGCAGGGACCtgacgtcgccgccgacgaggagatgcGTGTCTTGTCGCAGATGAACTCCAGCTGGATCAGTCACGCGCGCCTCCCTCTCCATCGCGCTGCCCAAGCCCGTCGGGGTCTCGGGGCCACGGATCCGCGGGACTTTGTCTACGCTAATTTTGGCATCATCAGTGACCTTGCTGTCGTCAAGCAATATCTATGCGTTGACTATTCCATGTCAGTGGCCGAAACCTTTGGCAGAGTCGCCCGCTATATGTTTGATCAACTGGGCGTCGAGGTGATGATGTCGCACGTTGACGATGGACGGCCGGAGGACTCTGGACAGTTGCAAATGGACAAACTTCCATCATGGGCACCTGACTGGACTCGCGCTGCTTCTGACACGGCTCCCATGTACAAGGACAACCACTTGAATCATATGAGGCTGAGGGGTACACATCATGCCTTCTCTGACGGCAACGGTCCCCAGGTGCTGGGTCACATCGGCTACGAAGTTGACGTGATAGAGAGCCTACACCGCATGCGTGCCAGAGACGAGTCTTTGACTCTGCCGATGGAATACAGAGAGGCCAAAGCAGATCTCCTTGCCTTGTACAAAAATGCTTACGCGTCCGGGGACAAGTTTGGTTCTTACCGGCACGTCCCGCTTAAGGGAAAAGAAGCGGAACACGAAGCGCTCTGTAAGGTGATGGGCAGCACCTGGACTCGGCTGCTTGGATACCAGGGAGATGAGTCCTCACCAACGAACTTCGGGCGTGTTAGTTTTGCTGGGTCTCTTTTCCACTGGATATCGGCCCGGGCGAAGGAGAGACGCGAGTTCGTCGGTTCGGGCGCTCGAGGGCTTATCAAGATCCTGTACTCGCACTTTGAGAGGACAAGGGGCCGGTCTGAGCTCGACGGCCGGTGCCTCGCCTCGACGCGAAGCGGGAGACTCAGCATCGTGCCTCGAACGGCCGCGGCAGGCGACCGCATCCCGTACCTGGCCGGCAGCGAGACAGCCGTCGTTCTCCGCCAGGCAAGCAGGCTGGGACAGGGAGAAGTCGAGCGAGCCTTGTTACGATCACTTCGGCATGCCGGATGCGGTACAGTCACCGTGGTGAAGCCGGGTGGCGAAGAGGAGTTCTGGAGGGTGCCTGAGAAGGTAGACATACCCGTTTCGCACTTTGAGGTCGTTGGTGAGGGTTATCTCGATGACTGCGCGGGTTGGACACTGAAGCATCCCCCCATGGCCTCGGACATGCGTGTCTTTGCCTTACACTGA
- a CDS encoding Transcription factor, giving the protein MDETARPIASSEQSQLACDQCYRCKLKCTREKPSCQRCMSSGRSCSYSLGLWKGRPKGTSKRTQISQSNRQSPTPSPSSLQQPGEKGHSETLGGYILRHCDYIGQVLSPSHSDTAYLSVLPSGADTDSGLWGTPPELWDGISTVCSSSLDPEPHSLDFQPNDEEKMSWASTLDEKEASKRRSDDISSSGHHGDDLASGITAKGDQTRALGSYLPASSPCSCLSSVAASLEALSQLSDSHPPSSTLRTVDSSLKVCERMIACSRCSRRWGTAWCFITLSELTAQLERLLPSMRNAPSETRGEVSPSSHSEFFGAMDVEVGRQYALRGIMLLAGLEVMPSYGQKSATMPNLGPTRDMLAYLKTTLTSIIS; this is encoded by the coding sequence ATGGACGAAACAGCGAGACCAATCGCCTCCTCCGAGCAAAGCCAGCTGGCCTGTGACCAGTGCTACAGATGCAAGCTGAAATGCACCAGAGAAAAGCCCTCCTGTCAGCGCTGTATGTCGAGCGGCAGGTCTTGTTCCTACAGCTTGGGGCTGTGGAAAGGGCGGCCCAAGGGCACGTCAAAACGAACACAAATCTCGCAGAGCAACAGGCAGAGCCCTACACCCTCGCCCAGCAGCCTTCAGCAGCCTGGAGAGAAAGGTCACTCGGAGACCTTGGGAGGCTACATCCTTCGACACTGTGACTATATTGGCCAAGTACTCTCGCCGTCACATAGCGACACGGCATACTTGAGCGTGTTGCCGTCCGGGGCTGATACTGATAGCGGCCTGTGGGGTACACCACCAGAGCTATGGGATGGCATCTCGACCgtctgctcctcctcgctcgATCCCGAGCCCCATTCACTCGACTTCCAGCCCAACGACGAAGAAAAGATGTCGTGGGCGTCCACCCTCGACGAGAAAGAGGCCAGTAAGCGACGAAGCGATGACATCTCGTCTTCAGGCCACCACGGTGACGATCTCGCTTCCGGTATCACAGCAAAGGGAGACCAAACCCGAGCGTTGGGTTCATACCTCCCTGCAAGCTCGCCCTGCAGCTGCTTGTCCTCGGTGGCGGCATCATTGGAGGCGTTGTCGCAGCTGTCGGACTCTCACCCGCCGTCCTCCACGCTTAGAACAGTTGACTCAAGCCTGAAAGTGTGTGAACGAATGATCGCTTGCTCCCGTTGCAGCAGGCGATGGGGGACCGCGTGGTGCTTTATCACCCTTTCCGAGTTGACAGCACAGCTCGAGCGTCTGTTACCATCAATGCGTAACGCGCCTAGCGAGACGAGGGGTGAAGTATCTCCATCATCACATTCTGAATTCTTCGGTGCAATGGACGTGGAGGTTGGACGGCAGTATGCTCTTAGAGGTATTATGCTCTTGGCCGGCTTAGAAGTAATGCCCTCCTACGGGCAAAAGTCCGCCACGATGCCCAATTTGGGTCCGACTAGAGATATGCTTGCCTACCTGAAGACAACGTTAACATCTATCATAAGTTGA
- a CDS encoding Phosphate-repressible na+ phosphate cotransporter produces MAAALHQYDYIFAITAIFAFLDAWNIGANDVANSFATSVSSRSLTMKQAMAVAAVAEFSGAVSVGSRVTDTLRTAIVDPHLYDAEPAVLLLVMTCAVFGSSVFLTLATAHGLPVSTTHSIVGGLVGAATASVGIRNVSWGWNGVSQVFAAWIVAPGLSGALGALLFLGTKRFVLTRTNAVRNAFLTIPFYTFLTFGALTMLVAWKGVQTQVEPTTTQILVAVFSVAGGATLLQAFFLLPYLWRKIVDEDWQLEWTMMWRGPWLLRRPPPPPPPPGVRRVAIKDYYRGHLTADELAHVRASEILLESIQGSQTSSDLFKEDQTDVSLGPAPAPAPAPSPSVPETEAPITSAMSSSRRSSSSSELIPPRPAGPWSSLPVLGWRVNRVLLRGLEKDVITLQRRNAVLSWDIADMHARAPRYDNRAEYMYSALQILTASAASFVHGANDVSNSVGPFVTAYNTWRTGRIGTDDEGNGDGGVPIWILCFGGAAIVLGLLTYGYHVMRNLGNRLTLISPSRGFCMELASAVTVTMATKLALPVSTTQCIAGATVGVGLANGDWKCINPRLVAWIYFGWFITVPVSGLLSGSMMALILNAPHWESHGA; encoded by the exons ATGGCCGCCGCGCTGCACCAATATGACTACATCTtcgccatcaccgccatctTCGCGTTCCTCGACGCGTGGAACATTG gCGCCAATGACGTCGCAAACTCCTTCGCGACTTCTGTCTCCTCCCGCTCCCTCACCATGAAGCAGgccatggccgtcgccgccgtcgccgagttctccggcgccgtctccgtcggcTCCCGCGTCACCGACACCCTGCGcaccgccatcgtcgacccGCACCTCTACgacgccgagcccgccgtcctgctcctcgtcaTGACCTgcgccgtcttcggctcctccgtcttcctcACCCTCGCCACCGCCCACGGCCTGCCCGTCAGCACCACCCActccatcgtcggcggcctcgtcggcgccgccaccgcctccgtCGGCATCCGCAACGTCAGCTGGGGATGGAATGGGGTGTCGCAGGTCTTCGCCGCCTGGATCGTCGCCCCGGGCCTGTCGGGCGCCCTGGGCGCCCTGCTGTTCCTGGGCACGAAGAGGTTCGTGCTGACGAGGACCAACGCCGTGAGGAACGCCTTCTTGACGATCCCCTTCTACACGTTTCTCACCTTTGGCGCTCTGACGA TGCTCGTGGCGTGGAAAGGCGTCCAAACGCAGGTCGAGCCCACCACCACGCagatcctcgtcgccgtcttctccgtcgccggcggcgccaccctTCTCcaggccttcttcctcttgccGTACCTGTGGCGCAagatcgtcgacgaggactgGCAGCTCGAGTGGACCATGATGTGGAGGGGCCCCTGGCTGCTccgtcgcccgccgcccccacccccgccgccgggcgTCCGCAGGGTCGCCATCAAGGACTACTACCGCGGCCAcctcaccgccgacgagctcgcccacGTTCGCGCGTCCGAGATCCTCCTTGAGTCGATCCAGGGCAGCCAGACCTCGTCGGATCTGTTCAAGGAGGACCAGACCGATGTCTCACTTGgtccggcaccggcaccggcaccggcaccgtccCCATCGGTCCCCGAAACCGAAGCCCCGATCACGTCGGCCATGTCGTCCTCACGCcgttcttcctcctcctcagaGCTAATCCCGCCCCGCCCTGCCGGACCCTGGTCGAGCCTCCCCGTCCTCGGCTGGCGCGTCAAccgcgtcctcctccgcggcctcgagaagGACGTCATCACCCTCCAACGGCGCAACGCCGTGCTCTCCTGGGACATCGCCGACATGCACGCCCGCGCGCCCCGCTACGACAACCGCGCCGAGTACATGTACAGCGCCCTGCAGATCCtcaccgcctcggccgccagctTCGTCCACGGCGCCAACGACGTCTCCAACAGCGTCGGCCCCTTCGTGACGGCCTACAACACCTGGCGAACGGGGCGCATCGGGACGGACGACGAAGGgaacggcgacggcggcgtgccCATATGGATCCTCTgcttcggcggcgccgccatcgtgcTCGGCCTGCTCACGTACGGCTACCACGTCATGAGGAACCTCGGGAACCGCCTGACGCTCATCAGCCCGTCGAGAGGCTTCTGCATGGAGCTCGCGagcgccgtcaccgtcacgATGGCGACCAAGCTGGCGCTGCCCGTGTCGACGACGCAATGCATTGCCGGCGCCACCGTGGGCGTCGGGCTGGCCAACGGCGACTGGAAGTGCATCAACCCGCGACTCGTGGCGTGGATCTATTTCGGGTGGTTTATCACCGTCCCGGTGTCGGGGCTGCTTTCGGGGTCTATGATGGCGTTGATACTCAACGCTCCCCATTGGGAGAGTCATGGCGCATAA
- a CDS encoding MFS quinate transporter, with protein sequence MGGLRAVEDRPTPKEVYNWRLYIESSIIAMGSLLFGYDSAFIGTTIARKSFVNDFGITPATSKEISSNITSAFQAGALGGALMCFFITERVGRKWALIISNFVFIAGAVPMVAATNDLASMYAGRALTGWGCGVITATVPSYIAELSIPSIRGILTGLFEVTYQTGSLVGFWINYGINQNMDPMSSAFWRLPMAVQLIPAGALLVGGFLLHESPLWLYRKGREEEAQKNLVALRHLPIEHQYMQEEVEMIRARLAEEASIAATYGGGFYAYIRGSLHELSRKGMWNRLLLVFCAFALQNMSGAAAINYYSPMLFGSIGITDVALYTGIYGLVKAVASIIFYGALIDIWGRRRPTIISSLACCLCLWFTGAYVKVATPAPIIAAGGKLSASSEAGGRAATAAIMIYSVFWSFGLNGIPWIVSAEIFPGALRNLTGTFAAFTQWLIQFIITKALPYIFSSLDYGVWFFFACWMLTATVWAYFFLPETKGVTIDQMDVLFGYEGDRRAHGSPLKTDDAKSMEHDVREIDQASRA encoded by the exons ATGGGTGGACTCCGTGCAGTCGAGGACCGGCCCACGCCGAAGGAGGTCTACAACTGGCGCCTCTACATCGAGTCCTCCATCATTGCCATGGGATCGCTGCT CTTCGGATACGACTCAGCCTTCATCGGGACGACAATCGCGCGCAAGAGTTTCGTCAACGACTTCGGCATCACCCCGGCCACGTCCAAAGAGATCTCGTCCAACATCACCTCGGCCTTCCAAGCCGGCGCGCTTGGTGGCGCGCTCATGTGCTTCTTCA TCACCGAGCGAGTCGGCCGCAAATGGGCGCTGATCATTAGCAATttcgtcttcatcgccggGGCCGTCCCCATGGTGGCCGCCACGAATGACCTCGCCTCCATGTACGCCGGCCGAGCCCTGACCGGCTGGGGCTGCGGCGTCATCACGGCAACCGTACCTTCATACATCGCCGAGCTGTCGATCCCGTCGATCCGAGGCATCCTGACCGGTCTCTTCGAGGTCACGTATCAGACCGGCTCGCTCGTCGGCTTCTGGATCAACTACGGCATCAACCAGAACATGGACCCCATGAGCTCCGCGTTCTGGCGCCTGCCGATGGCCGTCCAGCTGATCCCGGCGGGCGCCCTGTTGGTCGGCGGTTTCCTGCTGCACGAGTCGCCTCTCTGGCTCTATCGCAAAGgccgcgaggaggaggcgcagAAGAACCTCGTCGCGCTGCGGCACCTGCCGATCGAGCACCAATACATGCAGGAGGAAGTCGAGATGATCCGGGCCAGgctggccgaggaagccTCCATCGCGGCCACGTACGGCGGGGGCTTTTACGCCTATATCCGAGGATCGCTGCACGAGCTGTCGAGGAAGGGCATGTGGAACCGTTTGCTGCTTGTCTTCTGCGCGTTCGCCCTGCAGAACATGTCGGGTGCTGCTG CCATCAACTACTACTCCCCCATGCTCTTCGGCTCTATCGGCATCACCGATGTGGCGTTGTACACAGGCATATATGGCCTCGTCAAGGCCGTGGCGTCCATCATATTCTACGGTGCACTGATTGACATCTGGGGCCGTCGTAGGCCGACCATCATCTCATCCTTGGCCTGCTGCCTCTGCTTGTGGTTCACTGGTGCGTACGTAAAGGTGGCAACTCCAGCGCCGATCATTGCAGCCGGAGGAAAGCTCTCTGCCTCGAGCGAAGCCGGTGGCCGTGCTGCGACTGCGGCCATCATGATTTACTCTGTTTT CTGGTCGTTTGGTCTGAACGGAATTCCTTGGATTGTCTCCGCCGAGATCTTCCCAGGCGCCCTGCGTAACTTGACCGGAACATTCGCCGCCTTCACGCAATGGCTGATCCAATTCATCATCACCAAGGCGCTGCCGTACATCTTCAGCAGTCTCGACTACGGCGTCTGGTTCTTCTTCGCCTGCTGGATGCTGACGGCCACCGTCTGGGCCTACTTCTTCCTGCCGGAGACCAAGGGTGTCACAATCGACCAGATGGACGTTCTTTT TGGCTACGAAGGCGATCGCCGTGCCCATGGATCCCCCCTCAAGACGGACGATGCAAAGAGCATGGAGCATGATGTTCGTGAGATAGACCAGGCAAGCAGAGCATAG
- a CDS encoding Major facilitator superfamily transporter: MADFLHNKKTSAESQPQYSPGDVNGDFHHPRADGSESSSCCWYAAPNRKRRREYLTYAVLAIAATFIIPALLALGVSVGVIVIWPILQTMAASLPNQTAAVAAPSLLQTSPGAFKAGSEFRCGNSPAEARSMNCVFDLMSAAWLPRDCFDQELNAEFMELDPWEFYTSDAPVYDLRDVPDSQKTLLAGPEAIGDSPGSLWTSRRFHITHCIYSWKQMHRSIERGWKMEGTLATYHHTEHCSTALANTSVPLDAIVTRVEISFPAC, from the coding sequence ATGGCTGATTTCTTACACAACAAGAAGACCTCGGCCGAGTCACAGCCACAGTACTCACCTGGGGACGTGAACGGCGACTTTCATCATCCTAGAGCAGACGGGTCTGAATCATCGTCCTGCTGCTGGTACGCCGCACCGAACCGCAAGCGACGCCGAGAATACCTCACGTACGCCGTGCTCGCCATCGCAGCCACTTTCATAATacccgccctcctcgccctcggtgTCAGTGTCGGGGTGATCGTCATCTGGCCGATCTTGCAAACGATGGCAGCCTCCCTCCCAAACCAGACTGCAGCCGTTGCCGCACCGTCACTCCTACAGACCTCCCCGGGAGCTTTCAAAGCTGGGTCGGAATTCCGGTGTGGCAATTCCCCGGCAGAGGCACGCAGCATGAACTGTGTCTTCGATCtgatgtcggcggcgtggCTACCTCGGGATTGCTTCGACCAGGAGCTTAACGCCGAGTTCATGGAACTTGACCCGTGGGAATTCTACACAAGCGACGCACCTGTCTACGACCTTAGAGACGTCCCGGACAGCCAAAAGACGCTGCTGGCAGGCCCGGAAGCCATCGGAGACTCGCCCGGATCGCTCTGGACTTCACGACGGTTCCACATCACGCACTGCATATATTCCTGGAAGCAGATGCACAGGTCGATCGAAAGGGGCTGGAAGATGGAAGGGACGTTGGCGACGTACCATCATACGGAGCATTGCTCAACTGCACTGGCAAACACCAGTGTCCCGTTAGATGCGATTGTAACTAGAGTAGAGATCTCGTTCCCGGCTTGTTGA
- a CDS encoding GNAT family protein: MNIKLEKVSPEDAAGLSQVMMRAFYRDPHWRLLWGNMTLEDIILSCENRLPRNLVKGRESRRHRKAVDAVTGEVVGYARWVLPEGQEDLWKDAQVAEPSAQQAAQYEARYSAYVVDGKIKGLKNEITESLSPLLEKTEEDILKTGKFLTLDYIAVLPDRQQQGIGSILVEDGLRVAEKAGLRVYVMSTQTGLKLYQGHGFIIVRTVEQDNSQWGSTEPHVNHFLVKEKTST, translated from the exons ATGAACATCAAACTCGAAAAGGTGTCTCCTGAAGACGCCGCTGGCTTGTCGCAGGTCATGATGCGGGCCTTTTACCGCGACCCGCACTGGCGGCTGCTGTGGGGAAATATGACCCTGGAGGACATCATCTTGTCTTGTGAAAATAGACTCCCGAGAAACTTGGTGAAGGGAAGGGAATCCCGGCGCCATcgcaaggccgtcgatgCGGTCACTGGGGAGGTGGTTGGGTATGCTCGATGGGTTCTCCCCGAAGGTCAAGAGGATCTGTGGAAGGATGCTCAGGTCGCGGAACCCTCAGCTCAGCAGGCGGCCCAGTATGAAGCCCGCTACAGCGCATACGTGGTCGATGGGAAGATCAAGGGGCTGAAGAACGAGATCACGGAGAGCCTCAGTCCTCtgttggagaagacggaggaggacATTTTGAAAACGGGAAAGTTTCTCA CGCTCGACTACATTGCGGTGCTTCCCGATCGGCAACAGCAAGGGATCGGGTCGATCTTGGTCGAAGACGGGCTCAGGGTTGCAGAGAAGGCGGGTCTGCGGGTGTATGTGATGTCGACGCAGACTGGGTTGAAACTCTATCAGGGTCACGGGTTTATCATTGTGAGGACCGTTGAACAGGACAATTCCCAATGGGGGTCGACTGAGCCGCACGTCAATCACTTCCTTGTGAAAGAGAAAACCTCCACCTGA
- a CDS encoding Sucrose transporter, with translation MSSSKLLGGTDTDSGSSRCSQSSDVDLVLEEWNGKIPPSVRPTKKFTTLTWNPQPHLHSLGISDAVTALVWLTGPLFGAFVQPVLGRLSDRSRHPWGLRKPFILCGASCVAACLLALACTEDLTGDHVGVGTRPKMAYGMMKKAERSHLLTQGLAVLWVCVMTFAIQAFQMGVRALVVDACPPAQQVRASAWSTRWNGLGSVCLALVGYADARWTLFGVEGSARIKTLAALVAVSIAATVSLMCYVVPDKPRDQGPVEEEKREEEDDDEEDEEQTLWQTCRSVWSLQLSRQSWESLPPISLQVCKIQLVAWMAWFPITYYSSTYVCRSPDFLVISDRVHLGTRDDGAFELGQSDYRLIEVARLCGSFSVLSFASVSFLTSLCLPAVTGHMAARRRRPNRAWHDVGGMPLSRLLVHAQRLLAFCMFLTLFAWTVPVATAIVSVAGVSWAVSMWVPFALINAEIADMRNPSSALYVPGEQAGWILGMHNMAISLPQLASALVCSVLFKVFESFRVLDGVAWAFRLSGVAMLVSSRYSGKLESMGV, from the exons ATGTCATCTTCCAAGCTACTCGGCGGCACCGACACAGACTCGGGCTCATCCAGATGTAGCCAGTCAAGCGATGTTGATCTCGTCTTGGAAGAG TGGAACGGCAAGATTCCACCCTCCGTTCGCCCAACGAAGAAATTCACAACGCTGACTTGGAACCCTCAGCCACACCTACACTCGCTCGGCATCTCGGACGCCGTGACCGCGCTGGTCTGGCTCACGGGTCCCCTGTTCGGCGCCTTCGTCCAGCCCGTCCTGGGCAGGCTCAGCGACAGGTCGCGGCACCCCTGGGGTCTGAGGAAACCCTTCATTCTCTGCGGCGCCTCCTGCGTCGCCGCCtgcctcctcgccctggccTGTACCGAAGACCTGACGGGCGAccacgtcggcgtcggcacgCGGCCCAAGATGGCGTACgggatgatgaagaaggccgagcGTTCGCATCTGCTCACCCAGGGCCTCGCCGTCTTGTGGGTGTGCGTCATGACGTTCGCCATCCAGGCCTTCCAGATGGGCGTgcgcgccctcgtcgtcgacgcctgCCCGCCGGCCCAGCAGGTGCGCGCGAGCGCCTGGAGCACGAGGTGGAACGGGCTGGGCAGCGTGTGCCTGGCGCTCGTGGGCTACGCGGACGCGCGCTGGACGCTgttcggcgtcgagggcagcGCCAGGATCAAGacgctggcggcgctggtggcGGTGTCCATTGCCGCCACGGTGTCGTTGATGTGCTATGTCGTCCCGGATAAGCCGCGCGATCAGGGcccggtcgaggaggagaagagggaggaggaggacgacgacgaagaagatgaggaaCAGACGCTCTGGCAGACTTGCCGGTCTGTCTGGTCCCTCCAGCTGTCTCGTCAGAGCTGGGAGAGCCTCCCGCCCATTAGTCTCCAGGTGTGCAAGATACAACTGGTGGCTTGGATGGCCTGGTTCCCCATCACCTACTACTCTTCCACGTATGTCTGTCGTTCCCCTGATTTTC TTGTGATATCCGACCGCGTTCATCTCGGCACCCGTGACGACGGAGccttcgagctcggccagTCCGACTACCGGCTGATCGAGGTGGCAAGGCTCTGCGGATCCTTCTCCGTgctctccttcgcctcggTGTCCTTCCTGACAAGCCTCTGCCTCCCCGCCGTGACGGGTCACATggcggcgcgccgccgccgcccgaacCGGGCCTGGCATGACGTCGGCGGCATGCCCCTGTCGCGCCTGCTGGTGCACGCGCAGCGCCTCTTGGCCTTCTGCATGTTCCTGACGCTCTTCGCGTGGACGGTGCCGGTGGCCACGGCGATCGTCAGCGTCGCGGGCGTCAGCTGGGCCGTCTCGATGTGGGTGCCCTTCGCGCTCATCaacgccgagatcgccgacaTGCGGAacccgtcgtcggcgctgtACGTGCCgggcgagcaggccggctGGATCCTCGGGATGCACAACATGGCCATCTCGCTGCCGCAGCTGGCCTCGGCTCTTGTGTGCTCTGTGCTCTTCAAGGTCTTTGAGAGCTTCAGGGTGCTGGACGGTGTTGCCTGGGCTTTCCGCTTGTCTGGGGTTGCGATGCTAGTTTCTTCGAGGTATTCAGGCAAGCTTGAGTCGATGGGTGTGTAA